The Tardiphaga alba genome includes a window with the following:
- a CDS encoding protein adenylyltransferase SelO: MTVHFPFDNSYAALPANFFARVAPTPVNAPRLIKLNTALAKQLKLDPEWLASNEGVDVLAGKRVPDGADPIAMAYAGHQFGNFVAQLGDGRAILLGEVIDSDGARRDIQLKGSGPTPFSRRGDGRAALGPVLREYIVSEAMFALGIPTTRSLAAVITGEKVQRETMLPGAVLTRVASSHIRVGTFQFFAARQDIDALRHLADHVIKRHYPDIAKAEHPYRALLDAVIRRQAELVARWLHVGFIHGVMNTDNCSIAGETIDYGPCAFMDEYNPATVYSSIDEMGRYAYANQPRIALWNLTRFAETLLPLIDSDEKTAIDIAQNALGAFTDIFNDAYQGGLRKKIGLFTTQPDDETLVQDLLVAMTANQADFTNTFRHLGAAAADPAKDADVRGQFTNPAAFDEWAAKWRQRLGHESEDGAAREKAMNAVNPAFIPRNHRIEAAIQAALADDFAPFEKLVAVLAKPYEDQPLMAEYADPPAMDERVLRTFCGT, encoded by the coding sequence ATGACAGTTCACTTCCCCTTCGATAACAGCTACGCGGCCCTGCCCGCCAATTTCTTCGCCCGCGTCGCACCGACGCCGGTGAACGCGCCGCGGCTCATCAAGCTGAACACGGCGCTCGCCAAACAGCTCAAGCTCGATCCGGAATGGCTCGCCAGCAACGAGGGCGTGGATGTCCTTGCCGGCAAGCGCGTGCCCGATGGCGCCGATCCCATTGCCATGGCCTATGCCGGACACCAGTTCGGTAACTTCGTCGCCCAGCTCGGCGACGGCCGCGCGATCCTGCTCGGCGAAGTCATCGACAGCGACGGCGCCCGCCGCGACATCCAGCTCAAAGGTTCGGGGCCAACACCATTCTCGCGCCGCGGCGACGGCCGTGCAGCGCTTGGCCCGGTGCTGCGCGAATACATCGTCAGTGAAGCAATGTTTGCGCTCGGCATTCCGACCACGCGTTCGCTCGCGGCAGTCATCACCGGCGAGAAAGTCCAGCGCGAGACGATGCTGCCCGGCGCCGTGCTGACGCGCGTGGCGTCGAGCCATATTCGTGTCGGCACCTTCCAGTTCTTTGCCGCGCGACAGGATATCGACGCGCTCAGGCATCTCGCCGATCACGTCATCAAGCGGCACTATCCGGACATCGCAAAGGCCGAGCATCCCTATCGCGCCCTGCTCGATGCCGTGATCAGACGGCAGGCGGAGCTTGTCGCGCGCTGGCTGCATGTGGGCTTCATCCACGGCGTGATGAACACCGACAACTGCTCCATCGCTGGCGAGACCATCGACTACGGCCCCTGCGCCTTCATGGATGAGTACAATCCGGCGACGGTTTACAGCTCCATCGACGAAATGGGCCGCTATGCCTATGCCAACCAGCCACGCATCGCGCTGTGGAATCTGACGCGCTTTGCCGAGACGCTGCTGCCATTGATCGACAGCGACGAGAAGACCGCCATCGACATCGCGCAGAATGCGCTCGGCGCGTTCACCGACATCTTCAACGACGCTTATCAGGGTGGTCTGCGCAAGAAGATCGGTCTGTTCACGACACAGCCCGATGACGAGACGCTCGTGCAGGACCTGCTGGTCGCGATGACAGCCAATCAGGCTGATTTCACCAACACCTTCCGCCATCTCGGCGCCGCGGCTGCTGACCCGGCGAAGGACGCCGATGTTCGCGGCCAGTTCACCAATCCCGCCGCCTTTGACGAATGGGCAGCCAAGTGGCGGCAGCGACTCGGCCATGAGTCCGAGGATGGTGCGGCGCGAGAGAAGGCCATGAACGCCGTCAATCCGGCATTCATCCCCCGCAATCACCGTATCGAAGCGGCGATCCAGGCGGCTCTGGCCGACGACTTCGCGCCGTTCGAGAAACTCGTCGCGGTGCTGGCAAAACCCTATGAAGATCAACCGCTGATGGCAGAATATGCCGATCCACCAGCGATGGACGAGCGCGTGTTACGCACATTCTGCGGCACCTGA
- the aspS gene encoding aspartate--tRNA ligase gives MHRYRSHTCGALRDSHIDQTVRLSGWCHRIRDHGGVLFIDLRDHYGLTQCVADPDSPAFKIAETLRSEWVVRIDGKVRRRPEGTNNDELPTGAVEIYIDEIEVLGPAAELPLPVFGDQEYPEDIRLKYRFLDLRREKLHQNIMTRGAIIDSMRRRMKEGGFFEFQTPILTASSPEGARDFLVPSRIHPGKFYALPQAPQQYKQLLMMSGFDRYFQIAPCFRDEDPRADRLPGEFYQLDLEMSFIEQEDVFAAMEPVITGIFEEFANGKPVSKDWPRIPYAEAIRKYGSDKPDLRNPLVMQDVSEHFRGSGFKVFARMLEDPKNQVWAIPGPTGGSRAFCDRMNSWAQGEGQPGLGYIMWRENNEGAGPIANNIGPERAEAVRAALGLKAGDAAFFVAGDPEKFYKFAGLARNKVADDLNLADKEQFKLAWIVDFPMFEYNEDDKKVDFAHNPFSMPQGGLDALNGQDPLTIRAFQYDIACNGFEIASGGIRNHKPEAMVKAFEIAGYGEETVIERFGGMYRAFQYGAPPHGGMAAGVDRIVMLLCGTNNLREISLFPMNQRAEDLLMGAPSEASPKQLREAHIRLNLPEK, from the coding sequence ATGCATCGCTACCGGTCTCACACCTGCGGCGCGCTCCGCGACAGCCATATCGATCAGACCGTGCGCCTGTCCGGCTGGTGCCATCGTATTCGCGACCATGGCGGCGTGCTCTTCATCGACCTGCGCGACCATTACGGCCTGACCCAGTGTGTCGCCGATCCGGATTCACCGGCCTTCAAGATCGCCGAAACGCTGCGTTCGGAATGGGTTGTGCGCATCGACGGCAAGGTGCGCCGTCGCCCTGAAGGCACCAACAACGACGAATTGCCGACCGGCGCCGTCGAAATCTATATCGACGAGATCGAAGTGCTCGGCCCGGCCGCTGAACTGCCGCTGCCGGTGTTCGGCGATCAGGAATATCCGGAAGACATCCGCCTGAAATACAGGTTCTTGGACCTGCGCCGCGAGAAGCTGCACCAGAACATCATGACCCGCGGCGCCATCATCGACAGCATGCGCCGTCGCATGAAGGAGGGCGGCTTCTTCGAATTCCAGACGCCGATCCTCACCGCGTCGTCGCCGGAGGGTGCACGCGACTTCCTGGTGCCGTCGCGCATCCATCCCGGCAAGTTCTACGCGTTGCCGCAGGCGCCGCAGCAGTACAAGCAGCTGCTGATGATGTCGGGCTTCGATCGTTACTTCCAGATCGCGCCATGCTTCCGCGACGAAGACCCGCGCGCCGATCGTCTGCCCGGCGAATTCTACCAGCTCGATCTCGAAATGAGCTTCATCGAGCAGGAAGACGTCTTCGCCGCGATGGAGCCGGTGATCACCGGCATCTTCGAGGAGTTCGCGAACGGCAAGCCGGTCAGCAAGGACTGGCCGCGCATTCCTTACGCCGAAGCGATCCGCAAATACGGCAGCGACAAGCCGGACCTGCGTAATCCGCTGGTCATGCAGGACGTCTCCGAGCATTTCCGCGGTTCGGGCTTCAAGGTCTTCGCGCGCATGCTCGAAGATCCGAAGAACCAGGTCTGGGCCATTCCCGGTCCGACCGGCGGCAGCCGCGCATTCTGCGATCGCATGAATTCCTGGGCGCAGGGCGAAGGTCAGCCTGGTCTTGGCTACATCATGTGGCGCGAGAACAATGAGGGCGCAGGCCCGATCGCCAACAATATCGGTCCCGAGCGTGCGGAAGCCGTCCGTGCCGCGCTTGGCCTGAAGGCCGGAGATGCCGCGTTCTTCGTCGCGGGTGATCCCGAGAAGTTCTACAAGTTCGCCGGTCTCGCCCGTAACAAGGTGGCTGACGATCTGAACCTCGCGGACAAGGAGCAGTTCAAGCTCGCCTGGATCGTCGACTTCCCGATGTTCGAATACAACGAGGACGACAAGAAGGTCGACTTCGCGCACAACCCGTTCTCGATGCCGCAGGGCGGTCTCGATGCGCTCAACGGGCAGGACCCGCTGACCATCCGCGCCTTCCAGTACGACATCGCCTGCAACGGTTTCGAGATCGCTTCGGGTGGCATCCGCAATCACAAGCCGGAAGCCATGGTGAAGGCGTTCGAGATCGCCGGCTACGGCGAGGAGACGGTGATCGAACGCTTCGGCGGCATGTATCGCGCGTTCCAGTATGGCGCGCCGCCGCATGGTGGCATGGCTGCTGGCGTCGACCGCATTGTGATGCTGCTCTGTGGCACTAACAATCTGCGCGAGATCTCGCTGTTCCCGATGAACCAGCGTGCGGAAGATCTTTTGATGGGGGCGCCGTCGGAAGCCTCGCCCAAGCAGCTGCGCGAAGCTCACATCCGGCTGAACCTTCCGGAGAAGTAA
- a CDS encoding NADP-dependent malic enzyme, protein MSSPSSEELSRAALAYHRLPKPGKLEIQATKPLANQRDLALAYSPGVAAPCMAIAADPNEAASLTSRANLVAVVSNGTAVLGLGNIGPLASKPVMEGKAVLFKKFAGIDVFDIEIAADTIERVVETVSALEPTFGGINLEDIKGPECFEIEAQLKERMKIPVFHDDQHGTAIIVGAAIKNALLLNGKKLPDVKIVCSGAGAAAIACLNLLVSLGAKRENIWVCDIDGVVHEGRNTLMDRWKAVYAQKTDARTLGDVIGGADIFLGVSAPNVLKPEMVKAMADKPLVLALANPTPEIMPDEARKARPDAMICTGRSDFPNQVNNVLCFPFIFRGALDCGATAINEAMKHAAVDAIAQLAQDPPSDAVHAGFESETQGFGPGSLIPSPFDPRLILRIAPAVAKAAMESGVASRPIANFDEYTANLERFAFRSGLVMKPVFAKAKTQPVRVIYAEGEDERVLRAVQVVLEEKLARPILVGRPSVVEARIKRFGLSIKAGQDFDLINPEDDPRYRSYVQSYIDVAGRRGVTPDVARTVVRTNATVIAALAVIRGEADAMICGIEGRFMSHLRHVREIIGFLPGVSDFAALSLMITSKGAHFIADTQVRPNPSAEELAEIAALASNHVQRFAMKPKIAFVSHSDFGSYDTDSSRKMRRAAALLREKHPEIESDGEMQGDTALSEAARKMVLPHSKLEGAANVLIMPTLDAANVAYQMIKTLADALPVGPILIGPARPAHILTQGVTARGILNMTAVAAVEAQERAGRSQANLFG, encoded by the coding sequence ATGTCCTCTCCTTCCTCCGAAGAATTGTCCCGCGCAGCGCTCGCTTATCATCGCCTGCCGAAGCCGGGTAAGCTCGAAATCCAGGCGACCAAGCCGCTCGCCAACCAGCGCGACCTCGCGCTTGCTTATTCGCCCGGCGTTGCCGCGCCTTGCATGGCCATTGCCGCCGATCCGAACGAGGCGGCATCGCTGACTTCGCGTGCCAATCTCGTTGCGGTGGTCTCGAACGGCACCGCGGTGCTCGGTCTCGGCAATATCGGCCCGCTGGCGTCGAAACCCGTCATGGAGGGCAAGGCCGTCCTGTTCAAGAAATTCGCCGGCATCGATGTGTTCGACATCGAAATCGCCGCCGACACCATCGAGCGCGTGGTCGAGACCGTCTCGGCGCTGGAGCCGACCTTTGGCGGCATCAACCTCGAAGACATCAAGGGACCCGAGTGTTTCGAGATCGAGGCGCAGCTCAAGGAGCGCATGAAGATCCCGGTCTTCCATGACGACCAGCATGGCACCGCCATCATCGTCGGCGCCGCGATCAAGAATGCGCTGCTGCTGAACGGCAAGAAACTGCCGGATGTGAAGATCGTCTGCTCGGGCGCTGGCGCCGCGGCGATCGCCTGTCTGAACCTGCTGGTGTCGCTCGGCGCCAAGCGCGAAAACATCTGGGTCTGCGACATCGACGGCGTCGTGCATGAAGGCCGCAACACGCTGATGGATCGCTGGAAGGCGGTCTACGCGCAGAAGACCGACGCGCGCACCCTCGGTGACGTGATCGGCGGCGCCGATATCTTCCTCGGCGTCTCCGCACCGAACGTGCTGAAGCCCGAGATGGTCAAGGCAATGGCCGACAAGCCGTTGGTGCTGGCGCTTGCCAATCCGACCCCGGAAATCATGCCGGACGAAGCGCGCAAGGCGCGTCCGGATGCGATGATCTGCACCGGTCGTTCGGACTTCCCGAACCAGGTGAACAACGTTCTCTGCTTCCCCTTCATCTTCCGCGGTGCGCTGGATTGCGGCGCCACTGCGATCAATGAAGCGATGAAGCATGCGGCCGTGGATGCCATCGCGCAGCTTGCGCAGGACCCGCCGTCGGATGCCGTGCATGCCGGTTTCGAGAGCGAGACGCAGGGCTTTGGTCCGGGCTCGCTGATCCCGTCGCCATTCGATCCGCGCCTGATCCTGCGCATCGCGCCGGCCGTCGCCAAGGCGGCGATGGAATCCGGTGTCGCGTCGCGCCCGATCGCCAATTTCGACGAATACACCGCCAATCTCGAGCGCTTTGCATTCCGTTCGGGCCTCGTGATGAAGCCCGTTTTCGCCAAGGCGAAGACGCAGCCTGTCCGCGTGATCTATGCGGAAGGCGAGGACGAGCGCGTGCTGCGCGCTGTGCAGGTCGTGCTGGAAGAGAAGCTGGCGCGTCCGATCCTGGTCGGTCGTCCGTCGGTTGTGGAAGCGCGCATCAAGCGCTTCGGTCTGTCGATCAAGGCCGGGCAGGACTTCGACCTCATCAATCCCGAGGACGATCCGCGCTATCGCTCCTATGTGCAGTCCTACATCGATGTCGCCGGTCGTCGCGGCGTCACGCCGGATGTTGCCCGTACGGTCGTTCGCACCAATGCGACGGTCATCGCAGCACTAGCCGTGATCCGCGGTGAAGCCGATGCGATGATCTGCGGCATCGAAGGTCGCTTCATGAGCCATCTGCGCCATGTGCGCGAGATCATCGGCTTCCTGCCGGGTGTCAGCGACTTCGCAGCGCTGTCGCTGATGATCACCAGCAAGGGCGCGCATTTCATCGCCGACACGCAGGTGCGCCCGAATCCGAGCGCGGAAGAACTCGCGGAGATCGCGGCACTGGCGTCGAACCATGTGCAGCGCTTTGCCATGAAGCCGAAGATCGCTTTCGTCTCGCATTCGGATTTCGGCAGCTACGATACGGACTCCTCCCGCAAGATGCGCCGCGCCGCTGCGCTGCTGCGTGAGAAGCATCCGGAGATTGAGTCCGACGGTGAAATGCAGGGCGATACCGCATTGTCCGAGGCGGCCCGCAAGATGGTGCTGCCGCATTCGAAGCTCGAAGGTGCAGCGAATGTCCTGATTATGCCGACGCTGGATGCCGCCAATGTCGCCTATCAGATGATCAAGACGCTGGCCGATGCGCTGCCGGTCGGCCCGATCCTGATCGGCCCGGCACGTCCGGCGCATATCCTGACCCAGGGCGTGACCGCGCGCGGCATCCTCAACATGACCGCAGTTGCCGCGGTTGAGGCGCAGGAACGGGCAGGGCGGTCGCAGGCCAATCTGTTCGGCTGA